The Apodemus sylvaticus chromosome 17, mApoSyl1.1, whole genome shotgun sequence genome contains a region encoding:
- the Rangap1 gene encoding ran GTPase-activating protein 1 isoform X2: MASEDIAKLAETLAKTQVAGGQLSFKGKGLKLNTADDAKDVIKEIEEFDGLEALRLEGNTVGVEAARVIAKALEKKSELKRCHWSDMFTGRLRSEIPPALISLGEGLITAGAQLVELDLSDNAFGPDGVRGFEALLKSPACFTLQELKLNNCGMGIGGGKILAAALTECHRKSSAHGKPLALKVFVAGRNRLENEGATALAEAFGIIGTLEEVHMPQNGINHPGVTALAQAFAINPLLRVINLNDNTFTEKGGVAMAETLKTLRQVEVINFGDCLVRSKGAVAIADAVRGGLPKLKELNLSFCEIKRDAALVVAEAVADKAELEKLDLNGNALGEEGCEQLQEVLDSFNMAKVLASLSDDEGEDEDDEEEGEEDDDEDEDEEDEEEEDEEDDDEDEEEEEEEPPQRGSGEEPATPSRKTLDPNSGVDTSDPEKVVSAFLKVASVFRDEASVKTAVLDAVDALMKKAFSHSSFNSNTFLTRLLIHMGLLKSEDKIKAIPNLHGPLMVLNHVVKQDYFPKALAPLLLAFVTKPNGALEACSFARHSLLQTLHNI; the protein is encoded by the exons ATGGCCTCTGAAGACATTGCCAAACTGGCAGAGACCCTGGCCAAAACCCAGGTAGCCGGAGGACAGCTGAGTTTTAAGGGCAAGGGTCTCAAACTAAATACTGCAGACGACG CTAAAGATGTGATTAAGGAGATTGAAGAGTTTGACGGCCTTGAAGCTCTGCGATTGGAGGGCAACACGGTGGGTGTGGAAGCAGCCAGAGTCATCGCCAAGGCCTTAGAGAAGAAGTCTGAGCTGAAG CGATGCCACTGGAGTGACATGTTCACTGGAAGGCTTCGGTCTGAGATTCCACCAGCTCTG ATCTCACTAGGGGAGGGACTCATCACTGCAGGAGCACAGCTGGTGGAGCTCGACCTCAGTGACAACGCATTTGGACCCGATGGAGTGCGAGGCTTTGAGGCCCTCCTCAAGAGCCCAGCCTGCTTCACCCTGCAGGAACTCAAGCTTAACAACTGTGGCATGGGCATCGGTGGTGGCAAG ATTCTGGCAGCAGCTCTGACTGAGTGTCACCGCAAGTCCAGTGCCCACGGCAAGCCACTGGCCTTGAAGGTATTCGTGGCCGGCAGGAATCGACTGGAGAATGAGGGAGCCACTGCACTGGCAGAAGCTTTTGGG ATCATTGGGACCCTGGAAGAGGTCCATATGCCACAGAATGGAATTAACCACCCTGGCGTCACGGCCCTCGCCCAGGCATTTGCCATCAACCCCCTGTTGCGAGTCATCAACCTAAATGACAACACCTTCACTGAGAAGGGTGGGGTGGCCATGGCTGAG ACCCTGAAGACTCTGCGACAAGTGGAGgtgatcaattttggagactGCCTGGTGCGCTCTAAGGGTGCGGTTGCCATCGCAGATGCTGTCCGTGGGGGCCTGCCCAAGCTGAAG GAGCTGAACCTGTCATTCTGTGAAATCAAGAGAGATGCTGCCCTGGTTGTTGCCGAGGCTGTGGCTGACAAGGCTGAGCTGGAGAAACTGGACCTCAACG GCAATGCCCTAGGAGAAGAGGGCTGTGAGCAACTTCAGGAGGTCCTAGACAGCTTCAATATGGCCAAGGTGCTGGCATCCCTCAG tgatGATGAGGGAGAGGATGAAGATgatgaggaagaaggagaagaggacgACGATGAGGATGAAGAtgaagaggacgaggaggaggaggacgaggaagatgatgatgaggacgaggaggaggaagaggaggagccacCACAGCGAGGGTCAGGCGAGGAGCCAGCTACACCCTCGAGGAAGACCCTGGACCCTAACAGTGGG GTTGATACCTCCGACCCTGAGAAGGTTGTTTCAGCCTTCCTGAAGGTGGCGTCTGTGTTCAGGGATGAAGCCTCAGTAAAAACAGCAGTGCTGGATGCCGTCG ATGCCCTCATGAAGAAGGCCTTCAGCCACTCCTCTTTCAATTCCAACACCTTCCTTACCCGGCTGCTTATCCACATGGGTCTGCTCAAG agtgaagacaagaTCAAGGCCATCCCCAACCTTCATGGCCCGCTGATGGTGTTGAACCACGTGGTGAAGCAGGACTATTTCCCTAAGGCTCTTGCACCCCTGCTGTTGGCGTTTGTGACAAA GCCCAATGGCGCACTGGAAGCCTGCTCCTTTGCCCGCCACAGTCTGCTGCAGACACTACACAACATCTAG
- the Rangap1 gene encoding ran GTPase-activating protein 1 isoform X1 yields MASEDIAKLAETLAKTQVAGGQLSFKGKGLKLNTADDAKDVIKEIEEFDGLEALRLEGNTVGVEAARVIAKALEKKSELKRCHWSDMFTGRLRSEIPPALISLGEGLITAGAQLVELDLSDNAFGPDGVRGFEALLKSPACFTLQELKLNNCGMGIGGGKILAAALTECHRKSSAHGKPLALKVFVAGRNRLENEGATALAEAFGIIGTLEEVHMPQNGINHPGVTALAQAFAINPLLRVINLNDNTFTEKGGVAMAETLKTLRQVEVINFGDCLVRSKGAVAIADAVRGGLPKLKELNLSFCEIKRDAALVVAEAVADKAELEKLDLNGNALGEEGCEQLQEVLDSFNMAKVLASLSDDEGEDEDDEEEGEEDDDEDEDEEDEEEEDEEDDDEDEEEEEEEPPQRGSGEEPATPSRKTLDPNSGEPAPVLSSPPPTDLSTFLSFPSPEKLLRLGPKVSVLIVQQVDTSDPEKVVSAFLKVASVFRDEASVKTAVLDAVDALMKKAFSHSSFNSNTFLTRLLIHMGLLKSEDKIKAIPNLHGPLMVLNHVVKQDYFPKALAPLLLAFVTKPNGALEACSFARHSLLQTLHNI; encoded by the exons ATGGCCTCTGAAGACATTGCCAAACTGGCAGAGACCCTGGCCAAAACCCAGGTAGCCGGAGGACAGCTGAGTTTTAAGGGCAAGGGTCTCAAACTAAATACTGCAGACGACG CTAAAGATGTGATTAAGGAGATTGAAGAGTTTGACGGCCTTGAAGCTCTGCGATTGGAGGGCAACACGGTGGGTGTGGAAGCAGCCAGAGTCATCGCCAAGGCCTTAGAGAAGAAGTCTGAGCTGAAG CGATGCCACTGGAGTGACATGTTCACTGGAAGGCTTCGGTCTGAGATTCCACCAGCTCTG ATCTCACTAGGGGAGGGACTCATCACTGCAGGAGCACAGCTGGTGGAGCTCGACCTCAGTGACAACGCATTTGGACCCGATGGAGTGCGAGGCTTTGAGGCCCTCCTCAAGAGCCCAGCCTGCTTCACCCTGCAGGAACTCAAGCTTAACAACTGTGGCATGGGCATCGGTGGTGGCAAG ATTCTGGCAGCAGCTCTGACTGAGTGTCACCGCAAGTCCAGTGCCCACGGCAAGCCACTGGCCTTGAAGGTATTCGTGGCCGGCAGGAATCGACTGGAGAATGAGGGAGCCACTGCACTGGCAGAAGCTTTTGGG ATCATTGGGACCCTGGAAGAGGTCCATATGCCACAGAATGGAATTAACCACCCTGGCGTCACGGCCCTCGCCCAGGCATTTGCCATCAACCCCCTGTTGCGAGTCATCAACCTAAATGACAACACCTTCACTGAGAAGGGTGGGGTGGCCATGGCTGAG ACCCTGAAGACTCTGCGACAAGTGGAGgtgatcaattttggagactGCCTGGTGCGCTCTAAGGGTGCGGTTGCCATCGCAGATGCTGTCCGTGGGGGCCTGCCCAAGCTGAAG GAGCTGAACCTGTCATTCTGTGAAATCAAGAGAGATGCTGCCCTGGTTGTTGCCGAGGCTGTGGCTGACAAGGCTGAGCTGGAGAAACTGGACCTCAACG GCAATGCCCTAGGAGAAGAGGGCTGTGAGCAACTTCAGGAGGTCCTAGACAGCTTCAATATGGCCAAGGTGCTGGCATCCCTCAG tgatGATGAGGGAGAGGATGAAGATgatgaggaagaaggagaagaggacgACGATGAGGATGAAGAtgaagaggacgaggaggaggaggacgaggaagatgatgatgaggacgaggaggaggaagaggaggagccacCACAGCGAGGGTCAGGCGAGGAGCCAGCTACACCCTCGAGGAAGACCCTGGACCCTAACAGTGGG GAGCCAGCTCCCGTGCTGTCCTCCCCGCCTCCCACAGACCTCTCCACCTTCCTGTCATTCCCCTCCCCAGAGAAGCTGCTGCGTCTGGGTCCCAAGGTCTCGGTGCTGATAGTCCAGCAG GTTGATACCTCCGACCCTGAGAAGGTTGTTTCAGCCTTCCTGAAGGTGGCGTCTGTGTTCAGGGATGAAGCCTCAGTAAAAACAGCAGTGCTGGATGCCGTCG ATGCCCTCATGAAGAAGGCCTTCAGCCACTCCTCTTTCAATTCCAACACCTTCCTTACCCGGCTGCTTATCCACATGGGTCTGCTCAAG agtgaagacaagaTCAAGGCCATCCCCAACCTTCATGGCCCGCTGATGGTGTTGAACCACGTGGTGAAGCAGGACTATTTCCCTAAGGCTCTTGCACCCCTGCTGTTGGCGTTTGTGACAAA GCCCAATGGCGCACTGGAAGCCTGCTCCTTTGCCCGCCACAGTCTGCTGCAGACACTACACAACATCTAG
- the Rangap1 gene encoding ran GTPase-activating protein 1 isoform X3 → MFTGRLRSEIPPALISLGEGLITAGAQLVELDLSDNAFGPDGVRGFEALLKSPACFTLQELKLNNCGMGIGGGKILAAALTECHRKSSAHGKPLALKVFVAGRNRLENEGATALAEAFGIIGTLEEVHMPQNGINHPGVTALAQAFAINPLLRVINLNDNTFTEKGGVAMAETLKTLRQVEVINFGDCLVRSKGAVAIADAVRGGLPKLKELNLSFCEIKRDAALVVAEAVADKAELEKLDLNGNALGEEGCEQLQEVLDSFNMAKVLASLSDDEGEDEDDEEEGEEDDDEDEDEEDEEEEDEEDDDEDEEEEEEEPPQRGSGEEPATPSRKTLDPNSGEPAPVLSSPPPTDLSTFLSFPSPEKLLRLGPKVSVLIVQQVDTSDPEKVVSAFLKVASVFRDEASVKTAVLDAVDALMKKAFSHSSFNSNTFLTRLLIHMGLLKSEDKIKAIPNLHGPLMVLNHVVKQDYFPKALAPLLLAFVTKPNGALEACSFARHSLLQTLHNI, encoded by the exons ATGTTCACTGGAAGGCTTCGGTCTGAGATTCCACCAGCTCTG ATCTCACTAGGGGAGGGACTCATCACTGCAGGAGCACAGCTGGTGGAGCTCGACCTCAGTGACAACGCATTTGGACCCGATGGAGTGCGAGGCTTTGAGGCCCTCCTCAAGAGCCCAGCCTGCTTCACCCTGCAGGAACTCAAGCTTAACAACTGTGGCATGGGCATCGGTGGTGGCAAG ATTCTGGCAGCAGCTCTGACTGAGTGTCACCGCAAGTCCAGTGCCCACGGCAAGCCACTGGCCTTGAAGGTATTCGTGGCCGGCAGGAATCGACTGGAGAATGAGGGAGCCACTGCACTGGCAGAAGCTTTTGGG ATCATTGGGACCCTGGAAGAGGTCCATATGCCACAGAATGGAATTAACCACCCTGGCGTCACGGCCCTCGCCCAGGCATTTGCCATCAACCCCCTGTTGCGAGTCATCAACCTAAATGACAACACCTTCACTGAGAAGGGTGGGGTGGCCATGGCTGAG ACCCTGAAGACTCTGCGACAAGTGGAGgtgatcaattttggagactGCCTGGTGCGCTCTAAGGGTGCGGTTGCCATCGCAGATGCTGTCCGTGGGGGCCTGCCCAAGCTGAAG GAGCTGAACCTGTCATTCTGTGAAATCAAGAGAGATGCTGCCCTGGTTGTTGCCGAGGCTGTGGCTGACAAGGCTGAGCTGGAGAAACTGGACCTCAACG GCAATGCCCTAGGAGAAGAGGGCTGTGAGCAACTTCAGGAGGTCCTAGACAGCTTCAATATGGCCAAGGTGCTGGCATCCCTCAG tgatGATGAGGGAGAGGATGAAGATgatgaggaagaaggagaagaggacgACGATGAGGATGAAGAtgaagaggacgaggaggaggaggacgaggaagatgatgatgaggacgaggaggaggaagaggaggagccacCACAGCGAGGGTCAGGCGAGGAGCCAGCTACACCCTCGAGGAAGACCCTGGACCCTAACAGTGGG GAGCCAGCTCCCGTGCTGTCCTCCCCGCCTCCCACAGACCTCTCCACCTTCCTGTCATTCCCCTCCCCAGAGAAGCTGCTGCGTCTGGGTCCCAAGGTCTCGGTGCTGATAGTCCAGCAG GTTGATACCTCCGACCCTGAGAAGGTTGTTTCAGCCTTCCTGAAGGTGGCGTCTGTGTTCAGGGATGAAGCCTCAGTAAAAACAGCAGTGCTGGATGCCGTCG ATGCCCTCATGAAGAAGGCCTTCAGCCACTCCTCTTTCAATTCCAACACCTTCCTTACCCGGCTGCTTATCCACATGGGTCTGCTCAAG agtgaagacaagaTCAAGGCCATCCCCAACCTTCATGGCCCGCTGATGGTGTTGAACCACGTGGTGAAGCAGGACTATTTCCCTAAGGCTCTTGCACCCCTGCTGTTGGCGTTTGTGACAAA GCCCAATGGCGCACTGGAAGCCTGCTCCTTTGCCCGCCACAGTCTGCTGCAGACACTACACAACATCTAG